The Spinacia oleracea cultivar Varoflay chromosome 2, BTI_SOV_V1, whole genome shotgun sequence DNA segment TAAGCTTAGGTTTAGTTGTATCCCCCCTGGTTCTTTATCTAGTATTATCAAAAAGACGAATACAGGACTCACAATTAGGCGAATTtcaatagaattcaagtcaTGACTTTAATTTCAATATGATCATACCAAGTAATCCCACTTAGAGTTTAATAATGCAATAGAAGATAGAAGAATTAGTGTTGATACTTTAATTAAATCCTGGAAGTATAgaacataatctaaaattgACTGAACTATTAAATCACAAGTGGCTTatcagatatatatatataaaaactaAAGAACTGATGCAAGATACAGTTCTTGGGTATTTTAAAGCCGGTCTGAACTACCATATCTTATATCTTATGAATAATGTGAGTCATCTGTATCTGATACATGAACCAAACATTAAGAATAGGAGATTAATCAATTTGGCTAATGTAAACCAAATATAGGTATTAAAAACTGGAAAACCAATGGCAAAACACGGAAGCTACTAGCATAGAAGAGCTAAAAcataagggggggggggggggggtaaagACTCTAGAATTCATACAATGATAGTGAAATAGTTCAGAGGCTACAAGTCATAACTTGCATTTATTATTCAGACTTTTCTGTAGCTAAAGTGAGAAATCTGGTGATATCAACACATCCAAATAAGTGTATTTGCTAATAGAACCTGCTGAGCATCTATTCCCAATCTGTGTATTCACTACTCACTAGTGTGTCTTGCCCCCCAGAATTGAACTTCAGAGTCCTACATTAAGATTATAGTATATAAAGTAACTTATCATTGTTTTTGTACATCAGAAATACCTAATTACCCCGAAACACACGCAGTTAGAGAAAATGGTCAGCTGGCCTTATTTCTTAGTTGGGCCATCATTTTCATTATCGCAGTCTACAGTTTTCCAGCCCGCTACGTCATTTCCATTAATGTACCAACTCAGATGGAAAGTTGCGGTGCCTACaaaaattgggaattggaagtAAAAGGACCTTGCAGATTTATCTTAAGATATCTGTGTCGGCAGTTTAGCCAAGAAGGTAATTAAGTGATTTATACATTGAAAAGACTTATTCTGGCTAGATCATCTTTGATAAGTCCAAAACTTCTTTCAGTATATTAGTTTGATACTTCTAAGCCACAAACTTTTCAGTCATGGACCAAGTCAGAGAAAAATCTAGTGCCTATCATATTTTTGTTCCAGATTAGTTGAACACTTGAACATACCTCTCCGTGCACGTTTATGCTCCATTTCATCCATAAgaaaccaaaaaagaaaaaagaagggaAAGGGTTTCCTAAATACATTCCCTTCCTGAATCCTAGATAGTTGATTCCACTATGAAACTCCACAAGGTTGCACGTGGGACTCTGGAACTCAGTTGACTATAAGTGTGGATAGCACcaggaaaaaaaaagtaatcTGTGCAGAAAACCTCTTCTGTAAAAGCAAAATAGATATAAGGAAACTGCAGTAATTGATTGCAACGATCAGGCAGAAGAGGCATCTCAGGCAGCAGAAACCTGCATAATGATCGGTCTACATAACTAGAGAGGCTACCAATCCATGCTAACTTTTGTAGCCAGGCTAAAGAACAATAAACAAATGCACCATAATGAAAATCTatacaacaataatattatttcctAGATGGCTAAAACAGATCACAAAATCTCCTATCAGCAATAACCCTAATCAGTTATCACCCACCTTTATTGTCATGGATAATTCTACTTTTTTTGAGGTGTTGATTAATATTTAGGATGAATAATTCAGTTTTAAATACGTCAGCATTTACCGACTACCTACACGGCTACACTCCCTCTTAAATATACTAATCGACTAGTTGTTACATTGTCGTAATTCGTATCCCTTAGATGTTTCACATATTCTCAATGCATTATCTTTGCGAACATAGCATAAGTCTTGTTCTCTTCACATGATTTAGTATGATTCATCTAGTTTATGAGCTGATCTGGTTTGGTTTAATGGTTTATGAGCTGATcaaatttgacaaaaaatgGCAGAATTTCAAGTTTAAAAAGAAGATATGCATTACAATTTGGTAATCAAGAATATTGAAAAGATAAATTAGTAGAACAAAATTAAGGTTTATGATGAACTCTTGTTCTCCAAGTCTGCTTTTTTTATATTATGCATATGATTATATAAACTTGTGTTGTTATCATACCCTACATTTATTTGGTTTGGTTGCTCTTTATTGATGTCAGAATGATTTGAAAGCTCAGGCAGAAAGAGGTGAAGTTATTTTTCATAGTCGTCGTGATGATATTTTGGCAAGAGCACTGAAAAAGAAAGAGCGTGGTGGATGTGTAAGAGGTGTTGGGTCTGGTATCACAAATAAGCAGTATTTTGGGTATAACAAACCAATACCACCTAGCCATATGCTTTCCCAAATCACATCTTTGAGGTCGGAGATGGGGGCAATGAGAAAACAACAGAATCTTGTAATGTCTTTTTTTGGCAACAATCCTTAACCCAGAGCAAGTGAAGCAATTACAACAATTACAAAGTATTGGTGTTGGTCGTCaacttggtgatgttggtggtaaaattaatcatttgagTGACTACAACAATGTACAATTTGATGGTATTCATGGCCACTCACAGAGTTTTGGAGATCAAGGGTTGAGTGGTGCTCAAACTTCTAATTTAGATAACTCAGGGAACAATAATGGTTTTTTTACCCAACTACTAACTGGTGGTATTAGAGGTCAGGGATAAGTTGTCTACAGCCCTGAAGGACATCGGGAAACTCGACCTATAGCTCAACAGAAGGAGCCACAGCAGCTAGACAAGGAGTTAGAGCAGGAACCTTACCGTGTTTCTTGGCCTAATCAACTTTAATCTCCGCAAAACATGCACTCTAGTGTTCATTGGCCAGAGACATATGACCCTTTGCCACTTAGTGACCTTCCTGATCTGCCTGAGGTATTGTTGCATCTGTGATTTTCAAATGTAATATTTCTATTAAAAGGAAATATTAACCTTTATGATCCTCTTTGCATTATTCTCTTACCAAATGCATTTCTTTGTGTTTAATAAAAAAGGGTATGCATGATTGTTGCTTGGCGATCGAGGATAACAAAAAAATCAAGATTGTTGCAATTGGACAAGTTTACATACCGGGAGAAAAAATAGTGGTGAAGAATCACTTTTTTGACGTGTCCTCTGAAAACCGCCGGGTCTCCATAACTGACGATGTCGATCCGACTGCACTACTACCATGTCCTGTGATGGGGTTCTTATTCGTTTGTGAAGCGAAGGATACTTTTGTTCCATGGCCAACAAACTTGatttttccaaagaaaaagGTATGCACACTTTATGCATTTATATAGGCCAAATTACCAAATtggtataaaaaaaaagaatagtTTATACCAAATTGGTATTGAAAAAAACTCTAGCCACATTAAACTCTTCTTTTTTTATACCAATCGGGTTTTGTCCCATTTATATAATATGGAGTATATGTAGAATGCTTTTTTTTTAACAGTAAGTAGTATAATTGAGTAAAGATACATTTATGACCTATCATCTTGTTTAATCCTACTTACAAGAGTGTTGGGAACCAACACTGTGTTTTATCGTGATCATTTTAATTATAATGAGCATAACAAATCATATACCGTTATCATTTTTATTAACTTATCGTGTGTCTGTATCATAAAGTTGGACAAGCAAGTAGAAGATACAGAAGTTACCCCTTCATTGCAATCTCCGACATCATATACATCATCCGATACATCATCTAGAAAAAAGTATGTCATCGATGAAGCGGATCGTGCAAAAGTGTCATCTGGTTTGTTGCAAGTGTTCATGAATAAAGCTATGGGAATGAAAAAAAGGGATGAAAACATCATACTTACAATCCCTTATAGCGTATTCTACAATGAGACAGAAGCTAGGCTTGATTATGAAGAAATACTTGATTGGTGCTTCCAAAAGGAGATTGGAGCATCTCACATGTCAATTTTCATGAGGTTTGTGCCTAGATAACACTTTCAGTTCTTTGCCTCTTTGTCTAAAGTGAACTAGTTGTATCAGTTCAAATGATACATATATTTTGATGTGCAAGGTACCTGAGCAAAATGTGTCAAAAGGAGAGTGTAGCAGGGATGTATGGATTTTGTGATGTCAATTTTCTTTCTCCGTTAACACCAGCAGAAGAGGAAGCTAGCTCTGACTATTTGTCAAATGTTTTTGGGTGCAATGGAGGCAAGAATATTAATCAACTGTTTTTTAAGCCATACCATGAAAAGTAAGTTGTTTGCCTATGATCTTATCTTATACTTATTTATTCCAAAGAAGAGGTTATATTACTGCATTTAAGAAATGTTAACTTGGGCATATTCATAAGACTTTCATCCAAGAAACTGAAGATTTAAAGACCAAGCTTTCGTGTTGGCCACCTTTGGCAGAACCAACTTGCTGCTCTTTGTATTTTTCAACTTTCTGCAGCACTAGCATAAGCCTCAAAAGCCTTGACACAATCTGAATTCTCCATGTCAAAGAATTTGTCCAGCAAAACAGCTAGAACCTCACATATATCAGCATAAAGCTTGAAACTTTCCCTCACAACTGGGGATAAAGCAACGAGTATCATCCTGCTATTCTTTTCCATTCCAGTTGGCCTACATGCTAAGAAACGATCTAAAAGCCTCTGCAGGTGACTCATCTTTGCAAAAATCCTCTCGGGCATCCAATCCCTTAATGGAGTGACAACCTTATCTTCCTCCCGGCCGTTTGATTCACCAACATCCCCAAATGACCTAGTCCTCCTCATTTTAGGCTCATCCTTAAACTCCCCATAATCATAATCAATCCTTAAAGTCCACACACTAGTTCACAAAAACAACCAAATATAACTGTATTATAACAATCAAACttaatttttacaaaaataacatAACTGTATTATAAAAACAAGAACCAATTCTTTTCACCCACAAAATTAATCCCCAAATCAAACTACTATTCAAAGCAGAATTGCAGCTAGCAAGTATTCCAGATTAACCCAACAGTTAGACAAGCAGCAGCCACGATAGAACAACCACCAGCAAATACTTGTGCTCCTAACTGTACAGGCAGCAAAACTCCACACAACAAGAAAAAAACAGCAGTACATCAACAAAAAGATCACACACTGCAAACTGAAAACCAAAACGTAGCAGCTACACAACCAATTTAGCAACAGCCTACAACCAGAAATACAGTAAGTGTAGCTACACTTACATTTATAATTCCAACAATTATGAGATTTCTCTCTAAATCCATATACAAACCCCTGCATCAACAATAAAAAGTAAGATCGATTTGGTAGAGTAATCGAATTAGTAGAGCAATCGAAATAGTAGAGCAATCGAAATAGTAGAGAAAATTTAAATGACGAaacaaaatcaaacatgaaaccCTAACATAAATCAAtactaacaaattaaaaataaaaaatttaattcaaacaTAACTGAGAATGAAATGGAGATGGGGGTCTACCTGTTGGATGAAGTGGAGAACAAGGGGAGGAGAAAGCTAATAGGGCGGCTAGAGAAGGTAATTTAGGCGACATTTAACTAAATCTCGGCTAAAACTACATTTTAGAACGATGTACACGGGCTTAGGTGGCATTCGGGATAAATACACAATACATAATTCAGGAAACTGCATATTAGGAAACTGCATATTATAGCTCTTGTGCAGGCACTTTGTATATCAACCCCTCTTGTGAGCAAACTAGGAAACATAGTGTTACCTGCGGGAGAGGAGCGGTAGGAACCACTTGCCCTCTTGGCTGCGTTTCTCAAGGGTTAGCAGACGTCATGGGAAAATAACCCAACAGCAAATGAATACCTCAGTACTGATTTTCTTGGAAATGCCACTTTCATCACTATTTCTAGCTTTTCTTTACTAATTAATTTTGTGCAGTAAGCATTGGATGTTGGCTGTGATAAGTCCTTGGAAAGGTATGGTTTTTTGGCTTGATCCAACCGAAGCGGATGACATTAGTGAATTTGCACAGAAGATCATTGCAGCGTAAGTATATTTAACTTAGTCATTTATAATGCTGGATCATTATTACTATATCTAACATTGATGTGAAAATTGTTTAGGGGAGTCCTGAATTTTAGCACTATTCGTCGAAAGGATATcaagaaaatgaaaaagaatCCCGGAATTGCTTGGATCACACCACATGTATGTAATTCATATCTTAACAAAAGTAACAAGTTATtatatttgattaaaatattatgAGTTTTTTATTCTTTATGGTTGTGTGTTACTACAGTGTCCTCGTCAACTTTTGGGATCTTGTAATTCTGGATATTATGTATGTCGATATATGCAGGAGACAATAGAAAGTAGAGGACAAGTAGTTCCCCCAAAGGTAACTTTAGGTTATGATTTATGCGACAAGTAGCTGTGTGTGCGCgggggccaagaccacgacacagcagcaacagcgcggcccacggcccagctcgctgtgcgtgtccgtgtgatgctgcgcgggcttgctagccggccttgccttatggcttggtcggttagtaaggttatgtaaataaccttctaaccaatctaacacacacacaattcattactcaaaccctagagacacagagaaccctaattctctctgtgcctccaaattgagttcttcccaaaagcaaagtatcttgatcgattgtctaagctacgataatcaagacggatctgaacgtgtcggtgaaccaagtagaggaacgacaagtggagttctaagttcgtgttcgttgacaattcgTGGAAAatacgcttcaaacgtaagtcttcttaatctgtgctttatacatgtttcctggctttgggattgtttccgcacatgttattatgtttaactgtattcccctacagtggtatcatgagccttatgtattcaaagcatgaattagcatgatttattgtttttgcatctgtcgaaaattttgaattttttgttgaattttcggaactcttacgaattattggataaattgcgtaataatcaggtccgaaataaaaaatattcgttttttcgagttttaaaaccttaatgtgattgaaaaggattttctaagatcaactcatgagaacggaattgcaaaaacaggcctagaagtgtcgttttttgggcgtttttgttaatttttcattaaaaattaaaagtgtcggacagtaattcaattaaacggtcgacctaaactactcggaattgcttgaaatttagacacaatgtttctgggtatattttttatctatggtaaaaattttagatttttctgataagtataaaccctaatttttcctttccccaattcgtaaaatttgaaaccctaattgaattttaattaattttggtttaatagttcggttaattgggaaaggggatataatttcatgggtcagtggataattttaaaaattattggattaaaattttgaatggtttcgttaattttaatcgcacttaaaccaaattattaaaaactgaaatttaaatgttaatgaaaaatttaaagcttcggattttattaattaaaagttcaaactttaatgttgattcgttcgttcttaaaagtttgaataatgttagcctttgatttaatattttacaaaattggattgtcgttggaatttattaaatcgttaaaaatcgttgctttttgaaaataaaaatcgtaacttttagaaaaataaaattaatgcaagttcgtgaaattaaatttaattttaattgagttggtccgtataacgaaccaaaggcacgaacacaagtgtggtggacgtatggctcgtcgagccatacgggctGCTATGCGTTGGCCGAGCCGCGCCGACACGGCAACATCAAGCAtgttgcgtgcctcgtgcgcgctgggcgaggaaaggggcagGCGGTTGCTTGcaaggggctgcgacgaagcaaggcacaaggACCTGCGACGTCCAGCGCAGTGATGCACAATGATGCAGCACAAAGGCAACGATGGCtgcgggcacgcgcgcgcgcgaaggctacggggtgtgcgagcttgctcgtcgcctcgtaggccacatgCAAGGgcattgggctgggcgcaagcctatccCAACTACGTAATTggacttttttcgttgaaaattgtttatttcgttgggattcgcatatttgcattaatttgggctaatgggatatttaatttaatattttatttgcttgggccgggccgcgagttttaatttaatatttcataattaattatccggaataattattggtttgagtgggagccactaaatgtgAAGCAAATAATGCCCcttgtccaagtatgcatttaatgttaagtctaataaatgcggttcagtattaattaacaagttaataattcagtgagatcaagtgagctggatgcctagctagaggccgcttcagttcaagtggaattaatgatattaatccacagcttttcttgactgaatccgtagggtcacacaaatagtacgtaaacggatcaagtatttaatggcattaaagactccatctatggttattcggattcgacggatcttggtttcagtgggagctgagatcgtcaaaggcaattaaatgaatactccggaaacgatgatattgccggaaacggaaatatggatcgtatcggaaatataaatattatccaagtcgtagatgttgccggaaacggaaacatggtacgtatcggaaaatattatcggaaatggaaatattgtcggaattggaaatattgccggaaatggaaatattgtcagaatcggaaatatcatcggaatcgaaaaataattccggaaacggaaatattaaatatttgttagaaacggaaattaattcaggaatcggaaatgttaaatattgttcgtatcggaaatgaattccggaatcgggatatttaatcggaagtgtatcgtacgaataagcatctgacgaggcttgctagacgaaggcccagcacgaagctaggccatcgcccagcaagccacacgcatcaacacacgccaaagcctcgccaggcccagcgcaaggccaggcccagcaaaggcTTGGCGCACGCGCACGGATCAGGTGGGCTGCAAGCATGGGCCAGGCGCCGTGCagttcgcgtgggccgcgaggcatgcgcgcgggctgtgcggtgctcgtgtgcgtgctatacgaatcctaaagctatcggaattcgtgttaTGATTAaaacctaatcctaaaagataaaattaattatttagagttctaaaaggattataattaattaattagtattctaacaggattcgaaatcctttttccatggttctataaatatatgcctagggtcataaatttatacacgagtttttcaacaagtattcatacaataaaagttgtgattttgagcagaaaaatcagtcacattactttcccatattagccgaaaataatagtaccttaagggcgattctagttggtcaatcttaaggcggatccggacgtgttgtggactatctacggagggacgacacttggagtcctaaagacttgttcttgttcggttcgggcgcaactagggagggcacgctagaaagtgtatgcatctaaattatgctaactgattatgtgtaaataatatgtttcctggcattaaggtttttccgcatgatttatgtttttcatatgtatcataacctaacagtggtatcccgagcctcttattatttacataatataaattgcatgacatggtcaaattttacaaatttgcaaagaattagaaggggtgattaattttcgtaattgttaattaattgcaaattgcgattatttaattatatgtacgcagtttttcggcagtttattcgttactcaaccaaatcgagtgatttttgtgtcaattccgcatgtaaaaggcattctaaaattttgacaaaaatattaattttcggccgaacccagaattcccaaattcgaagcctaactatgacttttcggaggttttagtttttcgaacgcaaaagtttgtaaatttaagatgttaaattgaatatttgcgattcttgttgataaatcttgattttttgattgacctactgtatatgtttaacaattttgaatgcctagacttgttaattatacaacctaatttgtaattatgattaatttgttgaaattcgaataatttagaattgatttgattttcataattaattaatgatttaattaggtatccatgattaaaaaccaccataaaaattgttaatttgttataaatttaaaatttttatgacctagaattgaatccatgttaatcggaaattaattcattaataaaatttcgctttttcgccctaaaattatgaaattaatatggtttattaatttgtcattaattttaaattaaaaagttttaatttttatataattcgctcataaaagttgcacgtacaaagcaaaggaagctacgtgttacccttaaggggtgttgtatagtgcgggcacgcgacgacgagcaagggagctcgtcgcccatgcggtacgaatgcagcgagcaacgagcgtggcatgcacaAGGCAATGGCTTCCTAGGGGCTGTGTGCTACGCGTCTGGGGCGATGGGGCGATGGGCAAGCAAGTGCAacaagcacgcgtgggcagcgatggatgctgcgccacaatgTCCGTTGCCTCGCAAAGCAGCACGTCAAGGCAGTAGCCAAGGCAGCGACAAGCGCAGCACAACGTGCACGTGGGCAGCGTTGGCTTGCCTGTCCAGCAAGCGTTGCCtagcagcgcgccaaggcgatgggcgagtgggctgcgcgcaagcgtggctcgctgggcctgctgcattggtgcgttgttgcatgggctttgcggtacgatcgatcgagtgacaagggtttgttgcttgttagacttgacgaggcatgggcgcaagcctacggcgttgtcttgacccgattggttcgttttcgttttaattttaaattttcagttcggaaataattttaattaattttaaaattaataatttaaattgttttctcggattttaattttgaatattataattattataaaattttaatttatactaattattttactaaaattaaaccttgaattaatttaaattcatttaattcaactgaaaaataaattaaataaatggattcgactataattttatatgagctttaaattttaattaaacttgtatgtttccggttagactagaaatacatttttatgtttaaaattagtaaagcatataaagttattggtttgagtgggagcattttttagtcataaactcttgattaggtctacaaatcctttaaggttaaaacaacttgattagaattaataaggactgaaaaattggtagattattggtgcccttgattaattgctgcaaatatttatgtgatgcataacatgttttactaaccagctatgtgggccattcatgataatgaatgggtgaatggtatatattgtatatgtactgttttgcaggttattggaagtgactagtatggcccaaataggatagaaaatatggcctgcgtaccattaatttgaatgtaattggtctaatgaaccaaagtttgtttttcaattcaaatatggtctgcgtaccatcaaatagttgtaattagtttaattatagctgatcatatttgaagaaaatggcgcctcctacggtgaaattcaagacggagtttccaatccattttcaagacgggctttgaagttgaagcttcaagatgaagtcgggccatactagatcacatatatcttatgcattctttgagttatttatttcttttaaatatgtcttaaatatgcatgagattgtagcttgattatgttgcatgattaaggattttagttcacttaaaatctaaccaacataggaagagccttaagttccaaacttaaaaattgagttaaaaggtgtcatgccaaaataacacttacttggataacctttacatcaatcttagtaatagttttccgccatagcgaggtgttacttattgatcctaaaggggtaaggtacacaaataattgtgagtacatgttagttttggtgaaactcaacgatataagtaaggagtccttttatgtcgtggcaaaatcgataggtttacctaataagttcttagacgtacctatcaaccaagagtagtttctagactattagcaaaaggcttttgcttacctaaaatattttagaattgagtcaaaatacataatgtgcttaattcttcaatggttttagggtcttggaatcattttattcacacctgccggaacaatgaattcgaataaaatgccaataacttgtttaaattgcatgattgctttaatttcaagttattactcatgataaatgtttagactttgcatgcttcaatgtatatttttattattgtttataattaaatatcttgcactgcagtaaatccttttagaaaggtaacagtaaatttcctggattggtagtgaatccaagaacgattcacggaaatgagagaaattaagcaatttaaatgtacgtttcttttagcgacttttatgcactacaacaaaaacattaattaacagCGCCTAATTAATAGCGCTTATCAAAAAGTGCTATTAATTGTATCAAATAACAACATTTTATTTTATACTGCTGTTAAAAGAAACAATATTAATTTCCAGCTTAATATCATACATCGCTTTTCTTTAAACGCtgtgattaattaattactagcaAGTCTTAATTCGCAAAATTAGTGAACTTATTTGCTCATAAAAAATCTTATCTCCCATCAAAGGCAGTTTAGCGTGCCAAGCAGTAGGAGAAGAGACAGAAACAAACTGAAAAAACTTTGAGAGGGAAAGAGAGGGATAACTTAGGGTTTCGTTTTTTGTCCGATTGTAAATTTCAATTCATGGAATCGAAGCCCTAAGTCTAATAATCTCGTCATGGATTACTCCATTTCAAACCAATTCGAAATCTTTGATATCTATCAACGATTATGCGgtaatttaaatttcaaattcaattttaTACGATTAATGAAGCTTTCTGGATTATGTTATGTTGTTCTTTGTCGAATTGCTTTTTGCTGATTGTTGATTTTCTTGATGATTAATCTATttgttcatttattttaattttttaccaTTTCTGTGATTCTGAATTTCTTGAGATAGTTAATTTTGCTTTATGTTGATTCGATGCCTTAGTTGTTCTCATAATTTGGTTTGATTCCATAATTCCGGTTTGTTTACTTATCTTGGGTGAAATGTAAGGTGAAATGGTGTATGTGTAATTGTTTGGGAGATTTACTGGTTTAAAGAACTCTTTTATCATTTGCGATTCTCTGGATTTTCTAGGTTTCTGATAATATGATTTTAGAAATATTCTTTTAGGAATTAGGCATGAATTATGATCAGTTGTGAACATTAGTTGTCTTTACTGTTAAGAAATTAATATATACCTTTTGCATTAATCCACCAAAAAGAATGTTTCACTAATTTCAATAGTTCTGATATCATTTTCTCAACTTACCTACTTACTCAACATTTTGATCCGTAATTAAAATAAGAACAAGCTGATGAAATAATGGTTTTCTAAACATAACAGTATCTTACAGCTCAATTATACAGTTGGTTGTTGCTAAGTTGTTTTTTGTTATTATCCTGATGAGCTAATTCATATTTGTGGAAGATCAGACCATACTGTAACTTGGATACCCGACTCAGACACAGCTCTGGTCTAAGTATTAAATTCGGCTATATTTGATG contains these protein-coding regions:
- the LOC130467789 gene encoding probable clathrin assembly protein At4g32285, translating into MRRTRSFGDVGESNGREEDKVVTPLRDWMPERIFAKMSHLQRLLDRFLACRPTGMEKNSRMILVALSPVVRESFKLYADICEVLAVLLDKFFDMENSDCVKAFEAYASAAES
- the LOC130467299 gene encoding uncharacterized protein, giving the protein MHDCCLAIEDNKKIKIVAIGQVYIPGEKIVVKNHFFDVSSENRRVSITDDVDPTALLPCPVMGFLFVCEAKDTFVPWPTNLIFPKKKLDKQVEDTEVTPSLQSPTSYTSSDTSSRKKYVIDEADRAKVSSGLLQVFMNKAMGMKKRDENIILTIPYSVFYNETEARLDYEEILDWCFQKEIGASHMSIFMRYLSKMCQKESVAGMYGFCDVNFLSPLTPAEEEASSDYLSNVFGCNGGKNINQLFFKPYHENKHWMLAVISPWKGMVFWLDPTEADDISEFAQKIIAAGVLNFSTIRRKDIKKMKKNPGIAWITPHETIESRGQVVPPKVTLGYDLCDK